One Castanea sativa cultivar Marrone di Chiusa Pesio chromosome 4, ASM4071231v1 DNA window includes the following coding sequences:
- the LOC142631244 gene encoding disease resistance protein RGA2-like: MAEAVVSSVVEALISNLTSGAIQQFRGYMNVEEELGRLQQAVSRIQPLLLDAEERYTQSYEVKIWLAKLKDAFDDADDLVDDFSTEALRRELMNRGRSLKEVRILLSKLAYGSKRLPKFKAVNKRIEKIASEADKFQFNNRRPEKKERRETQSSSSSSREVEIIGREKEKRAIVDDLVSMDNINGKAHVSVISIVGSAGVGKTALAQFAYHHETVRKHFELRLWVCVSDSFDLKTIVEEIVESSAAGERPDNLGLSSLLVRLRAMIDGKRFLLVLDDVWNEDNEKWSSLKKLLLCGARGSKIVATTRSKAVADIMLTVPMFVLEPLSYNDSLALFKKMAFGEGEERTSQALESIGQEIVQKYAGVPLALRTIGSLLYFKNLEGDWLKFQQDELPKILQQENDISAILKLSYDHLPSHLKQCFAYCRLFPKDYEIDVQKLIKLWMGQGFLISSNKDQSLEDVGYEYFMDLFQRSFFQEVEKDEWGIVRSCKMPKILHDHAILVAGVVSCASNPNGDNVNDRVRHVSLDFNLDSSQQFVRPLLKAKRIQTFLLPIQSWFPNEEKFSKSTCRAIFSRFKCLRVLDLHDLGIKVVPSSVCKLKRLRYLDLSKNRIKKLPSSITSLLNLQTLKLSNCDVLEELPKDIKNLVRLRHLEIDGCDKLAQMPCGLGQLASLQTLSLFVLRSQSVFRQSGKLSELKRLNNLSRGLEILHLEQLSDASTETKNANLKEKQHLRALTLRWYRQDDADVDVESDEKSLEGLQPHRNLKILWVIGYGGMKFPSWLSSLVYLVKFTLCNCLKFQHLPPLDQLSFLKSLKLQRLHALEYITDSGGKGKFSSSAVSIKFFPSLKELVLWDCPNLKGWWRDVPVGDDKSAVGTTQASLTDHQQQYLLLPSFPCLSKLEIQYCPMLNSIPFYPHLDEQLVLSNAKLTLLQQTMWYMAASQGPTTVAMSVHSSTLPSSSLGPLSKLNSLTLTGIKELECLQDEWLQNLTSLERLSISGCPRLMFLSQGIQYLTSLKFMDIRDCEELDLSSDEGDGQRWKGLRNLCSLTIWGIPKMKSLPNGLQYVMPLEKLRILNCPNLVALEDWISSFTSLNRLVISKCRKLALLPHGMSSLKSLRRLVIDDCPMLLRRCQGETGEDLHKIKHIPEISERLTSRDFD, encoded by the coding sequence atggcCGAGGCAGTTGTCTCCAGCGTTGTAGAAGCACTCATTTCAAACTTGACCTCCGGTGCCATCCAGCAGTTTAGAGGGTATATGAATGTGGAAGAGGAGCTTGGGAGGCTCCAGCAGGCTGTTTCCAGAATCCAACCTCTACTTTTGGATGCAGAGGAGAGGTACACTCAGAGCTATGAGGTCAAAATCTGGCTTGCCAAGCTCAAAGATGCATTTGATGATGCTGATGACTTGGTGGATGATTTCTCCACTGAGGCTCTGCGGCGAGAACTGATGAACCGAGGTAGAAGCTTAAAAGAGGTACGTATCCTCTTATCCAAGCTTGCATATGGTTCAAAAAGGCTGCCAAAGTTTAAGGCAGTTAATAAGAGAATAGAGAAAATTGCATCCGAAGCTGACAAATTCCAGTTTAATAACCGGCGTCCTGAGAAGAAGGAGAGAAGAGAGACtcagtcttcttcttcttcgtcacGCGAGGTCGAGATTATtgggagagagaaggagaagcGTGCAATTGTAGATGATCTAGTGAGTATGGATAATATCAATGGCAAAGCGCATGTCTCGGTGATTTCAATAGTTGGGAGTGCAGGTGTAGGAAAGACTGCACTTGCTCAATTCGCATACCATCACGAGACTGTAAGAAAACATTTCGAGCTACGATTATGGGTGTGTGTCTCTGATTCCTTTGATTTGAAAACCATTGTTGAAGAGATTGTGGAATCTTCAGCAGCCGGGGAGAGACCGGACAATCTTGGGTTGAGTTCATTGTTGGTACGCCTTCGAGCAATGATTGATGGGAAGCGGTTTTTACTTGTACTGGATGATGTTTGGAATGAAGATAATGAAAAATGGTCCAGcttgaaaaaattgttattgtGCGGCGCGAGGGGAAGTAAGATTGTAGCTACAACACGAAGTAAAGCGGTTGCAGACATTATGCTCACAGTTCCAATGTTTGTTTTAGAACCTCTGTCGTACAATGATTCACTGGCTTTATTTAAGAAGATGGCATTTGGAGAAGGAGAAGAGCGAACCAGTCAAGCTCTTGAATCCATCGGGCAGGAGATTGTACAGAAATATGCTGGTGTTCCTCTTGCCCTAAGGACTATAGGGAGTCTGTTATACTTCAAAAATTTAGAAGGGGATTGGTTGAAATTCCAGCAGGATGAACTtccaaaaattttacaacaagAAAATGATATTTCTGCGATACTTAAGTTGAGTTACGATCATCTCCCATCGCATTTGAAACAATGTTTTGCTTATTGTAGATTATTTCCTAAAGATTATGAAATTGATGTACAAAAACTGATTAAACTTTGGATGGGGCAAGGGTTTCTCATTTCATCAAACAAAGATCAATCTCTAGAAGATGTTGGTTATGAGTATTTTATGGATCTATTCCAGAGGTCCTTTTTCCAAGAGGTAGAAAAAGATGAATGGGGCATTGTAAGAAGTTGCAAAATGCCAAAAATCTTGCATGATCATGCAATTTTAGTGGCAGGGGTTGTGAGCTGTGCATCAAATCCAAATGGGGACAATGTAAATGATAGAGTCCGTCACGTGTCATTGGATTTTAATTTGGATTCATCACAGCAATTTGTGAGACCCTTGCTTAAAGCCAAGAGAATACAGACATTTCTATTGCCTATTCAATCATGGTTTCCAAATGAAGAAAAGTTCAGCAAGTCCACTTGTAGAGCAATTTTTTCACGATTCAAGTGTTTACGTGTGTTGGATTTACATGATTTAGGGATCAAGGTGGTTCCAAGTAGCGTCTGTAAGTTGAAGCGTTTAAGATATCTTGATCTCTCTAAGAATAGAATCAAAAAGCTTCCAAGTTCCATAACCAGCCTACTGAATTTGCAAACATTGAAACTTTCAAATTGTGATGTGCTTGAGGAATTGCCAAAGGACATTAAAAATTTAGTCAGGCTTCGGCATCTTGAGATTGATGGCTGTGATAAATTGGCTCAAATGCCATGTGGACTGGGACAATTGGCTTCTCTTCAGACATTATCTTTATTTGTATTAAGGAGTCAGTCTGTCTTCAGACAGAGTGGCAAGCTAAGTGAACTGAAGAGGCTAAACAACTTGAGCAGAGGGCTTGAGATTTTACATCTAGAACAGTTGTCAGATGCTTCAACAGAAACTAAGAATGCAAATTTGAAGGAGAAACAACATCTTCGAGCCTTGACTCTAAGATGGTATCGACAGGATGATGCTGATGTTGATGTGGAGAGTGACGAGAAGTCATTGGAAGGCCTCCAGCCACATCGAAATCTGAAAATATTGTGGGTGATAGGCTATGGGGGTATGAAGTTTCCAAGTTGGCTATCTTCTCTCGTATATCTTGTTAAATTTACTCTCTGCAATTGTCTCAAATTCCAGCATCTACCGCCATTAGATCAACTCTCTTTTCTCAAGAGTCTGAAACTTCAAAGGTTGCATGCCCTGGAGTACATAACAGACAGCGGCGGAAAAGGCAAGTTCTCTTCTTCAGcagtatcaataaaattcttccCATCCTTAAAGGAACTTGTACTTTGGGATTGTCCCAATCTGAAGGGTTGGTGGAGGGATGTTCCAGTTGGTGATGATAAGAGTGCTGTTGGAACAACACAAGCATCATTGACAGATCATCAACAACAGTATCTATTGCTGCCTTCATTTCCCTGTCTTTCAAAATTAGAAATCCAGTATTGTCCAATGCTGAATTCCATTCCCTTCTATCCACATCTTGATGAACAGCTGGTCCTGAGTAATGCCAAGCTGACACTTTTGCAACAGACAATGTGGTATATGGCAGCATCGCAAGGCCCAACAACTGTAGCTATGTCAGTTCATTCTTCTACTCTGCCCTCTTCCTCCTTGGGCCCTCTTTCCAAATTAAATTCTTTGACTTTAACTGGCATTAAGGAGCTAGAGTGTTTGCAAGATGAATGGCTGCAAAACCTCACTTCTCTTGAGCGTCTCAGCATTTCAGGGTGCCCAAGACTAATGTTCTTATCACAAGGTATTCAGTATCTTACCTCCCTTAAGTTTATGGACATTAGGGACTGCGAGGAGCTTGATCTTTCCAGCGATGAAGGTGATGGCCAGCGATGGAAAGGACTGAGAAACCTCTGTTCCCTCACTATTTGGGGAATCCCAAAGATGAAGTCTCTCCCGAATGGGCTGCAATATGTTATGCCTCTTGAAAAGCTCCGGATCCTAAATTGTCCAAATTTAGTAGCTCTAGAAGATTGGATCAGCAGTTTCACATCTCTTAATAGGCTTGTTATTTCTAAATGCCGCAAATTGGCTTTGCTGCCTCATGGAATGAGTAGCCTTAAGTCTTTACGTAGACTGGTGATTGATGATTGTCCCATGTTATTGCGAAGATGCCAGGGGGAAACTGGTGAGGATTTGCACAAGATTAAACATATCCCAGAAATTTCTGAAAGGCTGACTTCTCGGGACTTTGATTAA